A DNA window from Hydrogenispora ethanolica contains the following coding sequences:
- a CDS encoding L-serine ammonia-lyase: MESLRELYRIGIGPSASHTMAPKKAAESFYKNTPEAARYRVTLYGSLAATGAGHLTDQAIRETFAPKNVEFVWKPDEFLPLHPNGMEFEAFDPLGAVIHAWRVYSIGGGALQDETSSLMTKDLYELQTMAELVQWAEGNAQPLWQYVADRESDSIWEYLQEVWQAMRQAVERGLNTEGVLPGILRLERKSPSFYRKSKRNGFLQQTAKIFSYALAVSEENAAGGQIVAAPTCGSCGVLPAVLYYLQEIRHCSDKSILKALATAGLIGNLVKTNGSISGAAVGCQGEIGTACAMAAGAAAQLLGGGVREIEYAAETGFEHHLGLTCDPVSGMVQIPCIERNAFAAARALDSAKYALLAGGEHRISFDDVVRTMMETGTDLKCSYRETSTGGLAKLHHS; the protein is encoded by the coding sequence ATGGAATCCCTCCGCGAACTATATCGCATCGGCATCGGCCCTTCGGCCAGCCACACCATGGCGCCCAAAAAAGCGGCCGAGTCATTTTATAAAAACACACCCGAGGCCGCCCGATACCGCGTCACGTTATACGGCAGTTTGGCCGCCACCGGAGCGGGGCATCTGACGGACCAAGCCATCCGCGAGACCTTCGCTCCGAAAAATGTTGAATTTGTCTGGAAACCTGATGAGTTCTTGCCACTCCATCCCAACGGGATGGAGTTTGAAGCTTTTGACCCGCTTGGCGCGGTTATCCACGCTTGGCGGGTCTACAGCATCGGCGGAGGCGCTCTGCAGGACGAAACTTCTAGTCTCATGACCAAGGACCTTTACGAACTGCAGACGATGGCTGAATTGGTCCAGTGGGCGGAAGGAAACGCCCAACCGCTCTGGCAATATGTCGCCGACCGGGAATCCGATTCCATCTGGGAGTATCTGCAAGAAGTTTGGCAGGCAATGCGTCAGGCGGTGGAACGGGGTTTAAATACTGAGGGCGTGCTGCCGGGAATATTGCGGCTGGAACGAAAAAGTCCCTCTTTCTATCGCAAGAGCAAACGAAACGGTTTTCTGCAACAAACCGCTAAAATATTCTCCTACGCCCTGGCGGTCTCAGAAGAGAATGCCGCCGGAGGACAGATTGTCGCCGCGCCGACCTGCGGTTCCTGCGGTGTATTGCCGGCAGTGCTCTATTATTTGCAGGAGATCCGGCACTGCTCCGATAAATCCATCCTCAAAGCGCTGGCCACCGCCGGACTCATCGGCAATCTGGTCAAAACGAACGGCTCCATCTCCGGCGCCGCGGTAGGCTGTCAAGGAGAGATCGGTACCGCTTGCGCCATGGCGGCAGGAGCTGCTGCCCAGCTGCTGGGCGGCGGGGTTCGTGAAATTGAATATGCGGCGGAGACTGGCTTCGAACACCATCTGGGATTGACTTGCGATCCAGTATCCGGCATGGTGCAAATTCCCTGCATTGAGCGGAACGCTTTTGCCGCCGCCCGGGCCTTGGATTCGGCAAAATACGCCTTGCTGGCCGGCGGCGAACACCGCATCTCCTTCGATGACGTCGTACGGACCATGATGGAGACGGGCACCGACTTGAAATGCTCCTATCGCGAAACCTCCACCGGAGGTCTGGCTAAGCTTCATCATTCTTAA
- a CDS encoding glycosyl hydrolase family 18 protein — translation MATDIYVVQPDDTMGGIANRFGFPVSEILELNRLSPLEKLVVGQAILIPFLPKTIESLAYFHLADVTDLANTLEEIGQLVTYGAVFQFSVAADGSIAIPEGADVEGTVSLLRSYNILPLLVLTNLSPQRFEPALFKTAVSSEPNKAKTIANLVSLLERYGFAGVNIDFENVSSEDREAFTAFIRDLKLVLEEWSYLVTLAVPPKNSDTPDNPAHLAYDLQALGNWSDFLFVMAYDWGYVKGPPEAVAPLNKVQKVMAYLTGKVPASKLMLGIPLYGYDWQLPYTPGTAASVVNLVKAIELARRYQAVIQYDPVAQSPYFKYVDTAGKEHIVWFEDARSVTGKYQLTRGINLRGAGFWSSKNTPYGFPQNWVIFQEMFQPMKGAILI, via the coding sequence TTGGCAACGGATATCTATGTCGTCCAACCCGATGATACCATGGGGGGCATCGCGAATCGTTTTGGCTTCCCGGTATCCGAGATTTTGGAATTGAACCGGCTTTCTCCGCTTGAAAAATTAGTGGTCGGGCAAGCCATCTTAATTCCATTCCTGCCCAAAACCATTGAAAGCCTGGCTTATTTTCATTTGGCGGATGTAACGGATCTGGCGAATACCTTGGAAGAGATCGGTCAATTGGTTACCTATGGCGCGGTCTTTCAATTTTCGGTCGCGGCGGATGGGAGCATTGCCATTCCCGAAGGGGCCGATGTCGAAGGCACGGTCAGCCTCTTGCGGTCCTATAATATCCTGCCGCTCCTGGTCCTTACCAACCTGAGTCCGCAACGATTTGAACCGGCTTTGTTCAAGACGGCCGTCAGCAGTGAGCCCAATAAGGCCAAAACCATTGCAAACCTGGTTTCGCTATTGGAACGGTATGGGTTTGCCGGGGTCAATATCGATTTCGAAAACGTTTCTTCCGAGGATCGCGAGGCTTTTACCGCTTTTATCCGTGATCTCAAGCTGGTGCTGGAAGAGTGGAGTTATCTGGTGACGCTGGCTGTTCCGCCCAAAAATTCCGATACTCCGGATAATCCCGCTCATCTTGCCTATGATCTGCAAGCGCTGGGAAACTGGTCCGATTTCCTGTTTGTCATGGCCTACGACTGGGGATATGTCAAAGGACCCCCGGAAGCCGTGGCTCCGCTGAATAAGGTTCAAAAAGTCATGGCCTATCTAACCGGCAAAGTGCCAGCCTCCAAACTCATGCTGGGGATTCCGCTATACGGCTACGATTGGCAATTGCCTTACACCCCCGGCACAGCGGCGAGTGTCGTCAATCTGGTCAAAGCGATCGAACTGGCCCGCCGTTATCAGGCAGTCATTCAATATGACCCGGTCGCTCAGTCGCCCTATTTCAAGTATGTGGACACCGCCGGAAAAGAGCACATCGTTTGGTTCGAGGACGCCCGCTCCGTCACCGGTAAATACCAGTTGACCCGAGGGATCAATCTGAGAGGAGCCGGTTTTTGGAGCAGCAAAAACACCCCGTATGGCTTCCCGCAGAATTGGGTGATCTTTCAGGAAATGTTCCAACCCATGAAGGGAGCCATTCTGATTTAG
- a CDS encoding NAD-dependent epimerase/dehydratase family protein: protein MILPELISNEEQLDEVLGTPSPQLTEMMRRLDGDIMILGIGGKMGASLGAVAINAIKAAGVSKKVIGVARFSDPDTRKKLNQLGIETISCDLLDRQAVAELPRIKNIIFMVGRKFGTDGNEELTWAINTLVPHIVAEHFTASRIVVFSTGNVYPLVPVTSGGCSETDSTNPLGEYAQSCLGRERIFGHFSKLYGTPLCLYRLNYAIDLRYGVLYDIGRKIWEEKPVDLSVSHFNAIWQGDACNQALLCLEYCTSPANVFNITGPESIPVRYAADIMAQIMGKKVTYSGNDGSYALLANSAKSAKHFGYPTVSLQQMLTWTAHWLMLGGRGLNKPTHFDTNNGRF from the coding sequence ATGATTTTACCGGAATTGATTTCAAACGAAGAACAGCTTGATGAGGTATTAGGAACTCCTTCTCCTCAACTTACGGAAATGATGCGTCGCTTGGACGGCGATATCATGATCCTTGGAATTGGAGGAAAGATGGGGGCTTCCCTCGGCGCTGTGGCGATCAATGCGATCAAAGCCGCGGGCGTCTCCAAAAAAGTAATCGGCGTTGCTCGTTTCAGTGACCCTGACACCCGGAAAAAACTGAACCAACTCGGCATTGAAACAATCTCCTGCGATCTTCTGGATCGCCAAGCTGTCGCAGAATTGCCTAGGATTAAAAACATAATTTTTATGGTTGGCAGGAAATTTGGGACGGACGGAAACGAAGAATTAACTTGGGCCATTAACACCTTAGTCCCGCACATTGTTGCCGAACATTTTACGGCCAGCCGAATTGTGGTTTTCTCAACCGGCAATGTTTATCCCTTGGTTCCCGTCACTTCCGGCGGTTGTTCAGAAACCGATTCCACCAACCCGCTGGGAGAATATGCCCAGTCCTGCTTGGGGCGGGAGCGAATTTTCGGACATTTCAGTAAGCTCTACGGTACCCCGCTTTGTCTGTACCGTTTAAATTATGCGATTGATTTACGCTACGGTGTCTTGTATGATATAGGAAGAAAAATTTGGGAAGAGAAACCGGTTGACCTGAGTGTGAGCCATTTTAATGCTATTTGGCAAGGAGATGCCTGTAACCAAGCCTTATTATGCCTGGAGTACTGTACCTCCCCAGCCAATGTCTTTAATATCACCGGACCGGAATCGATTCCAGTCCGTTATGCCGCCGATATAATGGCTCAAATCATGGGAAAGAAAGTAACTTATAGCGGAAACGACGGTTCATATGCCTTGTTGGCCAACTCCGCCAAATCGGCGAAGCATTTCGGTTATCCCACCGTCTCTTTACAGCAGATGCTGACCTGGACTGCTCACTGGTTGATGCTGGGTGGCCGCGGCTTAAACAAACCGACTCATTTCGACACGAATAACGGGAGGTTTTAA
- a CDS encoding dihydrodipicolinate synthase family protein, with protein sequence MKIGEIPAVIREKIKRGVVIPALPLALDADRKFAPRYQKAIIRYYIDAGVGGVAVGVHSTQFEIREPGIDLFQPVLKLASETIDSYSAAQGKAILKVAGVCGKTQQALAEASFARETGYHACLLSLAALAKDDVPGLIQHCREIAQIMPVIGFYLQPSVGGRVLPYEFWREFATIDNVLAIKMAPFNRYQTFDVVRAVCEAGREHDILLYTGNDDNIVIDLLTEYRINTTAGTKAVRIVGGLLGHWAVWTKKAVELLDQIHALVDTGQPIPAELLTLGAQITDSNAAFFDPSHAFAGCIPGIHEVLRRQGLLPGTWCLNPKEVLSPGQSEEIDRVYRWYPHLNDDEFIAAHLNTWLKE encoded by the coding sequence ATGAAAATTGGCGAGATTCCTGCCGTCATTCGGGAAAAAATAAAACGGGGCGTCGTCATACCCGCGCTCCCCTTGGCGCTGGATGCGGATCGAAAATTCGCACCGCGTTATCAAAAAGCGATCATCCGCTATTATATCGATGCCGGAGTAGGCGGCGTCGCAGTGGGAGTCCATTCCACCCAGTTTGAGATCCGCGAACCGGGGATCGATTTATTTCAGCCCGTCTTAAAGTTGGCGTCAGAGACAATCGATTCTTATTCGGCCGCCCAAGGAAAAGCGATCCTAAAAGTGGCCGGGGTATGTGGGAAAACCCAACAGGCTCTCGCGGAAGCCAGCTTTGCGCGGGAGACTGGTTATCATGCCTGTCTATTAAGTCTGGCGGCATTGGCCAAGGATGATGTCCCCGGATTAATTCAGCATTGCCGGGAGATCGCTCAAATTATGCCCGTCATTGGCTTTTATCTTCAGCCTTCGGTAGGCGGAAGAGTTTTACCCTATGAGTTCTGGCGGGAGTTCGCAACGATCGACAATGTACTGGCCATTAAAATGGCTCCTTTCAACCGTTATCAGACTTTCGATGTGGTCCGGGCGGTCTGTGAGGCCGGCCGGGAGCACGACATTCTCCTGTATACCGGGAATGATGATAATATCGTGATTGATCTTTTGACTGAATACCGGATTAACACTACGGCGGGTACCAAAGCCGTTCGGATCGTCGGCGGTTTGTTGGGACACTGGGCCGTCTGGACCAAGAAAGCCGTTGAGCTCCTGGATCAAATTCATGCCTTGGTCGACACCGGACAGCCTATCCCAGCGGAGCTGCTGACCCTGGGGGCCCAAATTACCGATAGCAATGCGGCATTCTTTGACCCTTCCCATGCCTTTGCCGGTTGCATCCCGGGCATCCATGAAGTGCTGCGCCGTCAAGGATTATTGCCCGGAACCTGGTGCCTGAATCCGAAAGAGGTCCTCTCCCCCGGCCAATCCGAGGAGATCGACCGTGTTTACCGTTGGTATCCCCATTTGAATGATGATGAGTTTATTGCCGCTCATCTGAATACATGGCTAAAGGAATGA
- a CDS encoding M20 metallopeptidase family protein, whose translation MDELLLRAIQDKIRSILPEITTLRRQIHQEPEIGLATQATRQKIRAALQETSLVIQPPLLEADLIADLPKPGAKMICLRADTDGLPIQEATGLAYRSRVPGAMHACGHDGHTAILVGTARVLDAFRSELPVAVRFIFQPGEEMICGGKTLVRRGACAGAAAAYALHNWPGLPVGHIAARSGPLFSAGAMFSITLTGRGCHGAMPEQGLNPLPVAAALITRFQELHQRLHPVDGSILSVCSIHGGESKNIIPDSAVIRGTTRFLSTAAGDRIEAEMRRIIAAIATESGTTAEMEYEKEYSLPVLNTETGFERIRATVQRYLAEEAWQPLEKPNMTCEDFAFYLEGREGAMFLLGNGTGSPGLHNAEFDFDDRSLETGILVMSLLALNHS comes from the coding sequence ATGGATGAATTATTACTCCGCGCTATCCAAGACAAAATCCGGTCGATTCTGCCGGAGATCACCACATTACGCCGCCAGATCCATCAAGAACCGGAGATCGGCCTGGCCACTCAGGCGACGCGTCAAAAGATCCGCGCCGCGCTCCAAGAAACCTCACTGGTCATCCAGCCGCCGCTGCTGGAGGCGGATCTGATCGCCGATCTTCCCAAACCGGGCGCGAAAATGATCTGTTTACGGGCTGATACCGATGGGTTACCGATTCAGGAAGCCACCGGACTCGCATATCGTTCGCGAGTTCCCGGAGCGATGCATGCTTGCGGCCATGACGGCCATACGGCGATCCTGGTCGGGACGGCCCGAGTGCTCGACGCGTTCCGGAGCGAACTCCCGGTGGCGGTCCGCTTCATCTTTCAACCCGGCGAAGAGATGATCTGTGGCGGCAAGACGTTGGTCCGGCGGGGCGCTTGCGCCGGTGCGGCGGCAGCTTATGCCCTCCATAACTGGCCCGGCCTTCCAGTCGGTCATATCGCTGCCCGAAGCGGACCGCTCTTTTCCGCCGGCGCCATGTTCAGCATCACGCTGACCGGACGGGGCTGTCACGGGGCTATGCCCGAGCAAGGCCTGAACCCGTTGCCAGTTGCCGCCGCGCTCATCACCCGATTCCAAGAACTGCATCAGCGGCTCCATCCCGTCGACGGCTCGATCCTCTCTGTCTGTTCCATCCATGGCGGCGAATCCAAAAACATCATTCCCGACAGCGCCGTCATCCGGGGCACGACCCGATTTTTAAGTACCGCCGCCGGCGACCGGATCGAAGCGGAGATGCGACGGATTATCGCGGCGATCGCCACGGAAAGCGGAACGACCGCCGAAATGGAGTATGAGAAAGAGTACTCCCTGCCCGTCCTGAACACGGAGACGGGTTTTGAGCGGATCCGGGCGACCGTCCAGCGGTACCTCGCCGAAGAGGCTTGGCAGCCATTGGAAAAACCCAACATGACCTGTGAGGATTTCGCGTTTTACCTGGAAGGCCGCGAGGGAGCCATGTTTCTATTGGGAAACGGCACCGGGTCGCCCGGATTGCATAACGCGGAGTTTGATTTCGATGACCGGAGTCTGGAAACGGGAATTTTGGTCATGAGCCTGCTGGCGTTGAACCATTCCTGA
- a CDS encoding formate--tetrahydrofolate ligase, with amino-acid sequence MLSDIEIAQACSLKPIQAIADRAGIAEAYVEPHGKYKAKISLELLQQLQDRANGKLIYVTAITPTPAGEGKTTTAIGLAQAFGQIEQPVLLCLREPSLGPVFGVKGGATGGGYSQILPMDEINLHFTGDIHAVTAAHNLLAALLDNHLYQGNALGIDPKRVVWRRVMDISDRQLRSIVAGLGNKSDGVARETGFDITVASEIMAILCLTTGIHDLKERLGRILVAYTYDNQPVYARDLKATGAMAVLLKEAIKPNLVQTIEGQPALVHGGPFANIAHGNNSIIATRLGLKLSKYVITEGGFASDLGAEKFFDIVSRAAGVKPDTVVLVASVRALKFHGGVAKEDLSREDLAALERGFVNLERHYRNLHELYRLPVVVAINRFPSDTPAELEFLAQKCQAIGARSAISEVVAKGGPGGIELARAVLDSLEEAADFQPLYPLELPLKEKLALVATRVYGAEGVAYTSQAEQALKRLEQLGYGNLPVCIAKTQMSFSDDPALKGAPSGWTLTVREVRVLAGAGFVVAIAGTILTMPGLPKVPAAEQIDLDDDGRIRGLF; translated from the coding sequence ATGTTATCGGATATCGAAATCGCACAGGCATGTTCGCTCAAGCCCATCCAGGCGATAGCCGACCGGGCCGGGATTGCCGAGGCTTATGTGGAGCCGCATGGGAAATATAAAGCGAAGATCAGCCTGGAACTGTTGCAGCAACTGCAAGATCGAGCCAATGGGAAATTAATTTATGTTACGGCGATCACCCCCACGCCGGCCGGCGAGGGAAAAACCACCACCGCCATCGGCTTGGCGCAAGCGTTCGGCCAGATTGAGCAGCCGGTATTGCTGTGTTTGCGCGAGCCCTCGCTCGGGCCGGTTTTTGGGGTCAAAGGCGGCGCCACGGGCGGCGGGTACTCGCAGATCCTGCCGATGGATGAGATTAATTTGCATTTTACCGGCGACATTCACGCCGTGACCGCCGCTCACAACCTGCTGGCGGCGCTGCTGGATAATCATCTGTATCAAGGCAATGCTCTGGGGATTGATCCAAAGCGGGTGGTTTGGCGGCGGGTCATGGACATCTCGGACCGGCAGCTCCGGAGCATTGTGGCGGGATTGGGCAACAAATCGGATGGCGTGGCCCGCGAGACCGGGTTTGATATCACGGTGGCCTCGGAGATCATGGCCATTCTTTGTTTGACCACGGGAATTCACGATCTGAAAGAACGCCTGGGACGGATCCTGGTAGCCTATACCTATGACAATCAGCCGGTTTATGCCCGGGATCTGAAAGCCACCGGCGCAATGGCGGTTTTGCTCAAGGAGGCCATCAAGCCGAATTTGGTCCAGACCATCGAGGGCCAGCCGGCCTTGGTCCATGGCGGTCCCTTTGCCAATATCGCGCATGGCAACAACTCGATTATCGCTACCCGTTTAGGGCTGAAACTTTCCAAATATGTCATTACCGAAGGCGGTTTCGCGTCGGACCTCGGTGCGGAAAAGTTCTTCGACATTGTATCGCGGGCGGCCGGCGTCAAGCCGGACACCGTGGTTCTGGTGGCCTCGGTTCGCGCCCTGAAGTTCCATGGCGGCGTCGCCAAGGAAGACTTATCCCGGGAAGACCTGGCTGCGTTGGAGCGGGGCTTCGTCAATCTGGAGCGGCATTACCGGAATCTCCACGAACTTTATCGGCTGCCGGTGGTGGTGGCGATTAATCGTTTCCCCAGCGACACTCCGGCCGAATTGGAATTCCTGGCTCAAAAATGCCAGGCTATCGGAGCCCGTTCCGCCATCTCGGAAGTGGTGGCCAAAGGGGGTCCGGGCGGGATCGAGCTGGCCCGGGCGGTATTGGATTCATTGGAAGAAGCGGCCGATTTTCAACCGCTCTATCCGTTGGAACTGCCGTTAAAAGAGAAGCTTGCGCTGGTAGCCACCAGGGTTTACGGAGCGGAGGGCGTAGCATACACCAGCCAGGCCGAACAGGCGCTGAAACGTCTGGAACAGCTGGGCTACGGAAATCTCCCGGTGTGCATCGCCAAGACCCAGATGTCGTTCTCGGACGATCCGGCCTTAAAAGGCGCGCCCAGCGGGTGGACCCTGACAGTGCGCGAGGTGCGGGTATTGGCGGGGGCCGGGTTTGTGGTGGCGATTGCCGGGACGATCCTGACCATGCCGGGCCTGCCGAAGGTTCCGGCGGCGGAACAGATTGATCTGGACGACGACGGCCGGATCCGGGGACTGTTTTAA
- a CDS encoding GNAT family N-acetyltransferase, with protein MEYLQLGNGEILLIREAEKEDASRIVDYTNQVGKETDNLTFGEDGYGISAEMEASYIESFSKIDNRLMLCAFIDGNLVGHLSFTGGVRPRTRHAGEFGITVLKQHWGKGIGTQLLNYLIAWAKQGRIIRKINLKVRSDNQRAIRLYQKAGFVASGTNTREFCIAGKFYDSVAMGLEID; from the coding sequence ATGGAATATTTGCAATTAGGCAATGGCGAAATCCTGTTGATCCGCGAGGCTGAAAAGGAGGATGCTTCACGCATCGTCGATTACACCAATCAGGTGGGGAAGGAGACGGACAACCTGACGTTTGGCGAAGACGGCTATGGTATTTCCGCGGAAATGGAGGCCTCCTATATCGAGTCCTTTTCGAAAATCGACAACCGGTTGATGCTGTGCGCTTTCATCGATGGCAACCTGGTGGGACACTTATCGTTTACCGGAGGTGTGCGGCCCCGGACCAGGCATGCCGGAGAGTTCGGCATCACGGTCTTAAAGCAGCATTGGGGAAAAGGGATCGGAACCCAACTGTTGAATTATCTCATCGCCTGGGCCAAACAGGGTCGGATCATTCGCAAGATTAATTTGAAAGTACGCAGTGACAATCAGCGCGCCATCCGTTTATACCAAAAAGCGGGCTTTGTCGCGAGCGGCACTAATACTCGCGAGTTCTGCATCGCTGGGAAGTTTTACGATTCCGTTGCGATGGGGTTGGAAATCGATTGA
- the guaA gene encoding glutamine-hydrolyzing GMP synthase, translating to MKTEKVAILDCGGQYTKVIDRKVRELLVQSDIFPVGTPPERLREYQGIILSGGPASVWNEQALHYDPALLDLGIPVLGICYGMQLINQHFGGMVVPGLRTEYGETEIEVDPGCPLFDGLEPKQVVLMSHGDTVSELAPGFQIAARSGDVTAAIYHPGLNIYGVQFHPEVDLTVPGKAILTNFLMKICGLHGTYALEDRIHTAIEKIREKAKDQKVLVLVSGGVDSAVSAALLLKALDPDNVYAIHIDHGLMRKNESDIVCENLKAQGLKHLIRENAAADFFNSVIEVNGKTIGPLTRLVDPEEKRNLIGEVFIRVVRRTAESLKLDFDQTFWAQGTLRPDLIESGNPDVSGYAHKIKTHHNDVDIVRRAREKGLVIETNWDWHKDEVRQVARALGIEESIASRQPFPGPGLAVRMMCNDATDRITSEQQARVAELMAGFDPAYHTEAVPIRTVGVQGDCRSHRFLALSYGKGIELEWDKVYAIGTGLPNQVDFINRVAYVLNKERLDGPLQCYPLYINPESVDLLRELDARVVSKLNTKPISQVFAVLLPVGITKKYSVAIRTIITNDFMTGRPAAIGKDILRETVAELTREIERDFPQIDLVLYDVTSKPPATVEWQ from the coding sequence GTGAAAACAGAAAAAGTGGCAATCCTGGATTGCGGGGGACAGTATACCAAGGTCATCGACAGAAAGGTACGGGAACTCTTGGTGCAATCGGATATTTTTCCGGTTGGAACGCCGCCGGAACGTCTCCGGGAGTATCAGGGGATCATCCTTTCCGGCGGTCCGGCCAGCGTCTGGAATGAACAAGCTTTGCATTACGATCCGGCTCTTTTGGATCTGGGTATTCCGGTCCTGGGAATCTGTTACGGCATGCAACTGATTAACCAACATTTCGGCGGCATGGTTGTGCCGGGATTACGGACTGAGTATGGAGAGACCGAGATTGAAGTGGATCCGGGCTGTCCGCTTTTTGATGGTTTGGAGCCCAAACAGGTGGTTCTGATGAGCCACGGCGATACCGTATCGGAGCTCGCTCCCGGTTTTCAGATTGCCGCCCGTTCCGGCGACGTCACCGCTGCCATCTATCATCCCGGGCTGAACATCTATGGCGTGCAATTCCATCCGGAAGTGGATCTGACGGTGCCCGGCAAAGCCATTCTGACCAACTTTCTGATGAAAATCTGCGGTTTGCACGGGACCTATGCTTTGGAAGACCGGATTCACACCGCCATCGAGAAGATCCGTGAGAAGGCCAAAGACCAAAAGGTGCTGGTCCTGGTCAGCGGCGGCGTGGATTCGGCGGTCAGCGCGGCTTTGCTTTTGAAGGCCCTGGATCCCGATAATGTCTATGCCATCCACATCGACCATGGCCTGATGCGGAAGAATGAGAGCGATATCGTTTGTGAAAACCTCAAAGCGCAAGGCTTAAAACATTTGATCCGCGAGAATGCGGCGGCGGACTTTTTCAATAGCGTGATCGAAGTCAATGGCAAAACCATCGGCCCTTTGACCCGGCTGGTCGATCCGGAAGAGAAACGGAACCTGATCGGCGAGGTCTTCATTCGGGTCGTCCGCCGCACCGCTGAGAGTCTAAAGCTGGACTTCGACCAAACCTTTTGGGCTCAGGGCACGCTCCGGCCGGATCTGATCGAGAGCGGCAACCCCGATGTCAGCGGCTATGCCCATAAGATTAAGACTCACCATAATGACGTGGATATCGTCCGCAGAGCCCGTGAGAAAGGGCTGGTCATCGAGACCAACTGGGACTGGCATAAGGACGAGGTCCGGCAGGTGGCGCGGGCGTTGGGCATCGAGGAGAGCATTGCCTCCCGGCAGCCTTTTCCTGGTCCCGGCTTGGCGGTGCGAATGATGTGCAACGATGCCACGGACCGGATCACCTCCGAGCAGCAAGCCAGAGTGGCGGAGTTGATGGCCGGATTCGATCCCGCCTACCATACCGAGGCGGTTCCCATCCGGACCGTCGGAGTCCAGGGCGACTGTCGCAGTCATCGTTTTCTGGCCTTGTCGTACGGCAAAGGAATCGAGTTGGAGTGGGACAAAGTCTATGCCATCGGTACCGGCCTGCCGAATCAGGTCGATTTCATCAACCGGGTGGCTTATGTTTTGAATAAAGAACGTTTGGACGGGCCGCTCCAATGTTATCCGCTGTACATCAATCCGGAAAGCGTCGATCTCTTGCGGGAGTTGGACGCCAGGGTGGTATCCAAGCTGAATACCAAACCCATCAGCCAGGTTTTTGCGGTGCTGCTGCCGGTGGGGATTACCAAAAAATATTCCGTGGCCATCCGCACCATCATCACCAATGATTTCATGACCGGCCGGCCGGCGGCTATCGGCAAGGATATCCTCCGCGAGACGGTCGCCGAGTTGACGCGGGAGATCGAACGCGACTTCCCCCAGATCGACCTGGTTCTCTACGACGTGACCAGCAAACCTCCGGCGACGGTGGAGTGGCAATAG
- a CDS encoding TetR/AcrR family transcriptional regulator yields MQKRALETKSKILAAARQEFSAKGFHGTTVDDISGRAGVNKQRIYAYFVNKENLFAEVLKDCYESIMNSEESFLALLEADIPHLAEILLRHYFLFHQSHPEFWRLIAWENLEGGAHLPVLKGLRNKTFQHLRKLYNKGQEQGIYSLEVSFETFIYTLSALAFFYFSNRLSMSLTLNQDLSSSEIQETLVRESLLMFRHEVRESGSAVSQS; encoded by the coding sequence ATGCAAAAGCGAGCGTTGGAAACCAAATCGAAGATCCTGGCAGCCGCCAGACAGGAATTCTCCGCCAAAGGGTTTCACGGCACCACCGTGGATGACATCTCCGGCCGGGCCGGGGTGAATAAGCAACGCATTTATGCTTATTTTGTCAATAAAGAGAATCTATTTGCCGAGGTATTGAAGGATTGCTATGAAAGCATCATGAACAGTGAAGAGTCTTTCCTGGCCTTATTGGAGGCGGACATTCCCCACCTGGCGGAGATCTTGCTCCGTCACTATTTCCTGTTTCATCAGAGCCATCCGGAGTTCTGGCGTTTGATCGCCTGGGAAAATCTGGAGGGAGGAGCGCATCTGCCGGTCTTGAAAGGCCTGCGCAACAAGACCTTCCAGCACCTGAGGAAACTGTACAACAAAGGCCAGGAACAAGGCATCTATTCTTTGGAAGTCTCGTTTGAGACGTTCATCTATACCTTATCGGCCTTGGCATTCTTCTATTTTTCCAACCGGCTCTCCATGAGTCTGACACTGAACCAGGATCTGTCTTCCTCCGAAATCCAGGAGACTTTGGTGCGGGAGAGTTTACTCATGTTTCGGCATGAGGTTCGCGAATCCGGTTCAGCGGTTTCCCAATCGTAG